One stretch of Leptolyngbya sp. CCY15150 DNA includes these proteins:
- a CDS encoding alpha/beta hydrolase, whose product MPYVTVGQENSATIDLYYEDLGTGQPIVLIHGFPLNGHSWEKQVLVLLDAGYRVITYDRRGFGASSQPSFGYDYDTFAADLNVLMTNLDLQDAVLVGFSMGTGEVTRYLGKYGSERVQKAVLMAPVPPFLLKTDDNPEGVDQSVFDGIMKAIVEDRPAYFSAFFREFFNVDVLLGDRISNEAIQASWNVAAGASAKGTLDCVPSWLTDFRDDLPRIDVPTLIIHGDSDRILPLESTAARLPKLIKNSNLVIIPGGPHAINWTHADQVNPALLNFLQQE is encoded by the coding sequence ATGCCTTACGTTACTGTCGGTCAAGAAAACTCTGCAACGATTGATCTCTACTACGAAGATCTGGGGACAGGTCAACCGATTGTTCTCATTCATGGATTTCCCCTCAACGGCCATTCCTGGGAAAAGCAGGTTTTGGTGCTGCTGGATGCAGGATATCGAGTGATTACCTACGATCGCCGAGGATTTGGTGCTTCTAGCCAACCCTCCTTTGGCTACGACTACGATACCTTTGCAGCAGATCTGAACGTGCTGATGACCAACCTTGACTTGCAGGATGCTGTGCTGGTCGGCTTCTCAATGGGAACTGGCGAAGTCACGCGCTACCTTGGCAAATATGGCTCAGAGCGGGTGCAAAAAGCCGTGCTGATGGCTCCCGTGCCACCCTTTTTGCTGAAGACCGATGATAATCCCGAAGGCGTTGATCAAAGCGTTTTCGATGGCATTATGAAAGCGATCGTTGAAGATCGTCCAGCCTACTTTTCTGCATTTTTCAGAGAATTCTTCAATGTGGATGTGCTGCTTGGTGACCGCATCAGCAATGAGGCGATTCAAGCCAGTTGGAATGTAGCAGCAGGGGCTTCTGCTAAAGGGACTTTGGACTGTGTACCATCCTGGCTCACCGATTTTCGTGATGATCTGCCCCGCATTGATGTACCAACCCTGATTATCCATGGCGATAGCGATCGCATTTTGCCGCTGGAGTCCACCGCTGCAAGACTGCCAAAGCTGATTAAAAACAGTAACCTTGTCATCATTCCTGGCGGGCCGCACGCCATCAACTGGACTCACGCTGATCAGGTCAATCCCGCGTTGCTGAACTTTCTTCAGCAGGAATAA